The following are from one region of the Cloacibacterium sp. TD35 genome:
- a CDS encoding aspartate kinase, with amino-acid sequence MKIFKFGGASVKDAESVKNVAKVLSSQGFEKCLLVVSAMGKTTNALEKVVEYYFKKEDYQNEVEKIKQSHLEITKGLFAENHKIFGEVALFFDDLEAFLRRNKSPNYNFVYDQVVSCGEMISSKILSEYLNDINFSNAWLDARDYIKTDDTYREGVVNWQETEKNISGLDQNQSYVTQGFIGSEANNFTVTLGREGSDYSAAIFAYCLNAEAMTIWKDVPGVMTGDPRKFENVTLLSNISYEEAIEMAYYGASVIHPKTLQPLKQKHIPFYVKSFVEPEKPGTKVGNSDVNQSEESYILKENQVLMNISTRDFSFIAEDHISQIFNLLAKHKIKVSMMQNSAISLALCLEDKFGKIDEVNQTLTQQFSTDVVKNVSLYTVRNANMDELSTFYADKKILLEQISKNTVQIVTQ; translated from the coding sequence ATGAAAATTTTTAAATTCGGAGGAGCATCAGTAAAAGATGCAGAGAGTGTAAAGAATGTAGCGAAAGTGTTAAGCTCGCAAGGTTTTGAAAAATGCCTATTAGTAGTTTCTGCCATGGGAAAAACTACCAACGCATTAGAAAAAGTAGTAGAATACTATTTTAAGAAGGAAGATTACCAAAATGAGGTAGAAAAAATAAAACAATCTCACTTAGAAATCACTAAAGGTCTTTTTGCCGAAAATCATAAAATTTTTGGGGAAGTAGCTTTGTTTTTTGATGATTTAGAAGCTTTTTTGAGAAGAAATAAATCGCCAAATTACAATTTTGTGTATGATCAAGTAGTGAGTTGTGGTGAAATGATTTCGTCTAAAATTCTGAGTGAGTATCTTAATGATATCAATTTTAGCAATGCTTGGCTAGATGCAAGAGATTACATTAAAACGGATGATACGTACAGAGAAGGCGTAGTCAACTGGCAAGAAACCGAAAAGAATATTAGCGGTCTAGACCAGAATCAATCGTATGTTACTCAAGGTTTCATCGGTTCAGAAGCCAATAACTTTACCGTAACTTTAGGAAGAGAAGGTTCAGATTACTCTGCGGCGATTTTTGCGTATTGTTTAAATGCTGAAGCCATGACCATTTGGAAAGATGTTCCGGGTGTGATGACAGGTGACCCTAGAAAATTTGAAAACGTAACCTTGCTTTCTAATATTTCTTACGAAGAAGCCATAGAAATGGCGTATTACGGAGCTTCGGTAATTCACCCGAAAACCTTACAACCGCTGAAACAAAAGCACATTCCTTTTTATGTGAAATCTTTTGTAGAGCCAGAAAAACCTGGAACTAAAGTAGGAAATTCTGATGTAAACCAAAGCGAAGAAAGTTATATCCTAAAAGAAAATCAAGTGTTAATGAATATTTCTACGAGAGACTTTTCTTTCATTGCAGAAGATCATATCAGTCAGATTTTTAATCTTTTGGCAAAACATAAAATTAAAGTTTCAATGATGCAGAACTCTGCGATTTCTTTGGCGCTTTGTCTGGAAGATAAATTTGGGAAAATAGATGAGGTAAATCAAACGTTAACTCAACAATTCAGCACAGATGTTGTGAAGAATGTTTCGCTCTACACGGTAAGAAATGCCAATATGGACGAGCTTTCTACTTTCTACGCTGACAAAAAAATCCTTTTAGAACAAATTTCAAAAAACACAGTACAAATCGTTACGCAATAA
- a CDS encoding o-succinylbenzoate synthase, which yields MNAQFTRHELIFKQASGTSRGVLTTKETYLLEISENNKKGIGECAIFRGLSYDDVPDYEEKLTWLCKNINLDFEVLKKELLHYPSIIFGLEQALLNLEHGEDLYFPSDFTDGKDSIKINGLIWMGNADFMQSQIEEKLAKGFDCIKLKIGVDWKSEKEIIKKLREKFPKEQLELRVDANGAFSYEEARMVLQELADLGIHSIEQPIKKSQVKTKKSQETDEINSTDCCVPWNDMAKLCAETPTPIALDEELIGVIDFEEKKKLLETIKPQYIILKPALVGGFSGSDEWIVLAESLDIDWWITSALESNIGLNAICQYTYTKKNPLPQGLGTGALFTNNFETHLQLEGDQMWHKK from the coding sequence ATGAACGCTCAATTTACTAGACACGAACTCATCTTTAAACAAGCGAGTGGAACTTCTAGAGGAGTTCTTACCACTAAGGAAACTTATCTTTTAGAAATTTCTGAAAATAACAAAAAAGGAATTGGCGAATGTGCCATTTTCAGAGGATTGAGCTATGATGACGTTCCTGATTATGAAGAAAAACTCACTTGGCTTTGCAAAAACATAAATTTAGATTTTGAAGTTTTAAAAAAAGAACTGCTGCATTATCCTTCTATTATTTTTGGATTAGAACAAGCGCTTCTTAACCTAGAACATGGCGAAGATTTGTATTTTCCGAGTGATTTTACTGATGGTAAAGATTCTATAAAAATCAATGGACTCATCTGGATGGGAAATGCAGATTTTATGCAATCTCAAATTGAAGAAAAATTAGCAAAAGGTTTTGACTGCATCAAATTAAAAATAGGGGTAGATTGGAAATCTGAAAAAGAAATCATCAAAAAACTCAGAGAAAAATTCCCGAAAGAACAATTGGAACTAAGAGTAGATGCTAATGGTGCTTTTTCTTATGAAGAGGCTAGAATGGTTTTACAAGAATTGGCGGATTTAGGAATTCATTCGATTGAACAACCGATAAAAAAGAGCCAAGTAAAAACTAAAAAGAGCCAAGAAACTGATGAAATAAATTCAACGGACTGCTGTGTTCCTTGGAATGACATGGCTAAATTATGCGCAGAAACACCTACACCTATTGCTTTAGATGAGGAACTTATTGGCGTGATAGATTTTGAAGAAAAAAAGAAACTTTTAGAAACGATTAAACCACAATACATCATTCTAAAACCAGCTTTAGTAGGCGGATTTTCGGGTTCTGATGAATGGATTGTCCTTGCTGAAAGTTTAGACATAGATTGGTGGATTACTTCTGCTCTAGAAAGCAATATTGGCTTGAATGCGATTTGCCAGTACACTTATACTAAGAAAAATCCGTTACCTCAAGGATTGGGAACAGGTGCACTTTTCACGAATAATTTTGAAACTCATTTGCAATTAGAAGGCGACCAAATGTGGCATAAAAAATAA
- a CDS encoding PLDc N-terminal domain-containing protein — protein sequence MILTFLSLSILHLVFVLFIILLPSVLWIFALIDILKSNFKDSTNKIIWVLIVLLLPVLGSILYFIFRGQQKTN from the coding sequence ATGATTCTCACTTTTTTGTCCTTGTCTATTCTGCACTTGGTTTTCGTTTTGTTCATTATTCTTTTACCTTCTGTTTTATGGATTTTTGCCCTTATTGACATTTTAAAAAGCAATTTTAAGGATTCTACCAATAAAATTATTTGGGTTTTAATTGTACTTTTGTTGCCCGTTTTAGGCTCTATTCTGTATTTTATTTTTAGAGGCCAACAAAAAACAAATTAA
- the fbp gene encoding class 1 fructose-bisphosphatase: MSEQTFQTLGEFIIDKQDDFKYSTGELSRLLSAIRLASKVVNREVNKAGIAEIIGHAGNQNVQGEDQQKLDVLANNLFIEALSQREVVCGIASEESDDFIEIKATSNAHLNKYVVLIDPLDGSSNIDVNVSVGTIFSIYRRVTEPGTPVQLKDFLQKGVKQVAAGYVVYGSSTMIVYTTGNGVNGFTLDPSIGTYYLSHPNMKFPTTGKIYSINEGNYIKFPQGVKDYIKYCQLEEGDRPYTSRYIGSLVSDFHRNMIKGGIYIYPSTSQSPKGKLRLLYECNPMALLAEQAGGKASDGYRRILEIEPTELHQRVPFFCGSAAMVTKAEEFMAKALKP; the protein is encoded by the coding sequence ATGTCTGAACAAACTTTTCAAACTTTAGGTGAATTTATCATTGACAAACAAGACGATTTTAAATATTCCACAGGGGAACTCTCTAGACTTTTGAGCGCCATAAGATTGGCTTCTAAAGTAGTGAATAGAGAAGTAAACAAGGCGGGAATCGCAGAAATCATCGGTCATGCCGGAAACCAGAATGTACAAGGTGAAGACCAACAAAAACTAGATGTTTTAGCCAATAATCTTTTTATAGAAGCCCTTTCTCAGCGTGAAGTAGTCTGCGGAATTGCCTCTGAAGAAAGTGATGATTTTATAGAAATTAAAGCGACAAGCAACGCTCACCTTAATAAATATGTGGTTTTGATTGATCCATTAGATGGTTCATCTAATATTGATGTAAATGTTTCAGTAGGAACTATTTTCTCTATCTACAGACGTGTTACGGAACCTGGAACACCTGTTCAACTGAAAGATTTTTTACAAAAAGGCGTAAAACAAGTTGCAGCAGGTTATGTAGTTTACGGAAGTTCTACCATGATTGTTTACACTACAGGAAATGGTGTGAATGGATTTACTTTAGACCCTTCTATTGGCACTTATTACCTTTCTCACCCGAATATGAAATTCCCAACTACGGGAAAAATTTATTCCATTAACGAAGGAAATTACATTAAATTTCCTCAAGGTGTGAAAGATTACATTAAATATTGTCAGTTAGAAGAAGGAGACAGACCTTATACTTCTCGATATATTGGTTCATTGGTTTCAGATTTTCACAGAAATATGATTAAAGGTGGAATTTACATCTATCCTTCTACGTCACAATCTCCAAAAGGAAAACTGAGATTATTATACGAATGTAATCCAATGGCATTATTAGCAGAACAAGCTGGCGGAAAAGCGAGTGATGGCTACAGAAGAATTCTGGAAATAGAACCTACAGAATTACACCAAAGAGTACCTTTCTTCTGCGGAAGTGCTGCAATGGTAACCAAAGCCGAAGAATTTATGGCAAAAGCTTTAAAACCTTAG
- a CDS encoding sensor histidine kinase — MTQILPDPVLLVLIFAIIILLMFVGFIILVVMVYKKKQAAFINEKLLQEIEHRNVILEKELEIQKKIQEERERISHDMHDDLGAGISALKLQAEFLKQKVGEQHLKEDIDDLLKTSEEMNLSMREMLWSLNSSNDNLGNFMQYVLLYAENFFKKTDVKINITRKVELPDTKLNAEIRRNFFLCAKEALNNVYKHSKAQNVDILFTLKDQRFTMEIIDDGVGLGESLTSGNGLNNMQRRIQNLCGNYTIKPSEKGLHLVFEIKL, encoded by the coding sequence TTGACTCAAATTCTACCAGACCCAGTATTATTGGTACTTATTTTTGCAATCATTATTCTATTAATGTTTGTAGGGTTTATTATTTTGGTAGTGATGGTGTACAAAAAAAAACAAGCAGCATTCATTAATGAAAAACTGCTTCAGGAGATAGAACATCGTAATGTAATTCTAGAAAAAGAATTAGAAATTCAGAAAAAAATTCAAGAAGAAAGAGAGAGAATTTCTCATGATATGCATGATGATCTGGGTGCTGGGATTTCTGCGTTGAAACTTCAAGCAGAATTTTTAAAACAAAAAGTGGGAGAACAGCATCTCAAAGAAGATATAGATGATTTACTTAAGACTTCAGAAGAAATGAACCTCTCGATGCGAGAAATGCTTTGGAGCCTTAATTCTAGTAATGACAATCTGGGAAATTTTATGCAATATGTATTGCTTTATGCTGAGAATTTTTTCAAGAAAACAGATGTTAAAATCAATATTACCAGAAAAGTAGAACTTCCTGATACTAAATTGAATGCAGAAATCAGAAGAAATTTCTTCCTCTGTGCTAAAGAAGCGCTAAATAATGTCTATAAACACAGTAAAGCTCAAAATGTAGATATTCTTTTTACATTAAAAGATCAACGTTTCACCATGGAGATTATAGACGATGGAGTAGGATTAGGAGAGAGTTTAACTTCAGGAAATGGTCTTAATAATATGCAGCGTAGAATTCAAAATTTATGTGGAAATTACACCATTAAACCAAGTGAAAAAGGACTGCATTTAGTCTTTGAAATAAAATTGTGA
- a CDS encoding lysophospholipid acyltransferase family protein, which produces MSLISKQDFIKAAGLQKFGFIKSPIASTIMGLTKLNDVNRLYDSIKHHEGVAFFDAFLKKLEIQYVAFEEDLAKIPKTGPFILVANHPLGAIDGILMCKILTEIRPDFKIMGNFLLQKIEPMKDYVIPVNPFETRKEAYSSISGMRDTLKHLQEGGCIGIFPAGEVSNRNNVFDEVLDKEWEIPALKLIKKAKVPVVPMYFHTKNSSKFYSIAKIHADLQTLLLPSEMMKKRDKPIRIRIGKPVSPKIQEEYESVKELGDFLRKKVYMMKSYYERRKSIAALFKLSNLPIKFPLKSGQEVIQNIIDETPHEDILKDIENLKKKDKLLFSNSNYEVYFTEYDEIPSMMREIGRQRELTFRAIGEGTNLPFDLDEYDKHYHHLILWDNSAQKIAGAYRMALGAQVMKKYGISGFYTSSLFEFDQEIQPFFRKVIEMGRAYVNLEYQQKPLPLFLLWRGIVHVCLKNPEHKFLMGGVSISNKFSDFSKSLMIEFMRSHYYDSVVAQYVHPKNDFKVKLKVKEKHLFFEGLDNDLNKFDKLIDDLEPEMRMPVLIKKYIKQNAKVIAFNVDPNFNDAIDGLMYIRISDLPESTIKPVLEEMSEQLKES; this is translated from the coding sequence ATGAGCCTCATTTCTAAACAAGATTTTATCAAAGCAGCAGGATTGCAGAAATTCGGATTTATTAAAAGTCCGATTGCTTCTACCATTATGGGACTTACCAAATTGAATGATGTCAATAGATTGTATGACAGCATAAAACACCATGAAGGAGTAGCTTTTTTCGATGCTTTTCTCAAAAAATTAGAAATCCAATACGTAGCCTTCGAAGAAGATTTGGCTAAAATCCCTAAAACAGGACCTTTCATTTTGGTAGCCAATCATCCTCTAGGAGCGATTGATGGGATTCTGATGTGTAAAATCCTTACAGAAATTAGACCAGATTTTAAAATCATGGGCAATTTTCTTTTACAGAAAATAGAGCCTATGAAAGATTATGTGATTCCTGTGAATCCTTTTGAAACCAGAAAAGAAGCATACAGCAGTATTTCTGGAATGCGTGATACATTGAAACACCTTCAGGAAGGCGGTTGTATCGGTATTTTTCCTGCGGGAGAAGTGTCGAATCGCAATAATGTTTTTGATGAAGTTCTGGATAAAGAATGGGAAATTCCAGCACTTAAATTGATAAAAAAAGCAAAGGTTCCAGTGGTTCCGATGTATTTCCATACCAAGAATTCGAGTAAGTTTTATAGCATTGCCAAAATTCATGCAGATTTACAAACGCTCTTGCTTCCATCTGAAATGATGAAGAAAAGAGACAAGCCGATTAGAATAAGAATAGGAAAGCCTGTTTCGCCAAAAATTCAAGAAGAATATGAATCGGTGAAAGAATTAGGAGATTTCTTGAGAAAGAAAGTCTACATGATGAAGTCTTACTATGAAAGGAGAAAATCCATTGCAGCGCTTTTTAAACTGTCTAATTTGCCGATTAAATTTCCGCTGAAATCTGGACAAGAAGTGATTCAGAATATCATAGACGAAACACCTCATGAAGACATTCTAAAAGATATAGAAAATCTTAAAAAGAAAGATAAACTCTTATTCTCCAACTCTAATTACGAAGTGTATTTCACCGAATATGACGAAATTCCTTCAATGATGAGAGAAATCGGAAGACAGCGTGAGTTAACTTTCCGAGCAATAGGAGAGGGTACAAACTTGCCTTTTGATTTAGATGAGTATGATAAGCATTACCATCATCTTATTCTTTGGGATAATAGTGCTCAAAAAATCGCTGGAGCGTACAGAATGGCATTAGGAGCTCAGGTCATGAAAAAATATGGAATTAGTGGCTTTTATACGAGTTCATTGTTTGAATTTGACCAAGAAATTCAACCTTTCTTTAGAAAAGTGATAGAAATGGGTCGTGCTTATGTGAACCTAGAATACCAGCAAAAACCATTGCCACTGTTCTTATTATGGAGAGGAATTGTGCATGTTTGCCTCAAAAATCCTGAACATAAATTCTTAATGGGTGGAGTAAGCATCAGTAATAAGTTCTCCGATTTTTCTAAGTCTTTGATGATTGAATTTATGCGTTCACATTATTATGATTCTGTAGTCGCACAATACGTGCATCCTAAAAACGATTTTAAGGTAAAGCTTAAAGTAAAGGAAAAACACCTCTTTTTTGAAGGTTTAGACAATGATTTGAATAAGTTTGATAAGCTCATTGATGATTTAGAGCCAGAGATGAGAATGCCGGTTTTAATAAAAAAATATATCAAGCAAAATGCTAAGGTTATCGCATTTAATGTAGACCCTAATTTCAATGATGCGATAGACGGACTCATGTATATCAGAATAAGTGACCTTCCAGAAAGTACGATTAAGCCCGTTTTAGAAGAAATGAGTGAACAATTAAAAGAAAGTTAA